The following are encoded together in the Gemmatimonadaceae bacterium genome:
- a CDS encoding DUF1501 domain-containing protein — MNRRVFMKSGAMSLVTMGLSPSFLRRSVYGMDLLRGASTYGNGRGKILICLFQRGAADALNVVVPHGEAAYYRMRPSIAIPRPVSGAAQAAVDLDGFFGLHPSLSPMKELWDRGLLAPVHAVGSPSNTRSHFDAQDYMESGTPDNKGTPDGWLNRYLATRGTCEECAPDAQLAGNRKESSKPSAFEAVAMTPQTPRILEGPAPVIAMNSLDEFSIRTNGSEAERIEALYRTGSADVVHAAGGEMFEAMKILRSANPQQYIPQNSADYPRSPFGQHLRQIAQLIKADVGLEVAFADVGGWDTHVNQGGATGQLAARLDDFAKSIHALVTDLGERMADVVIMTMSEFGRTARQNGNGGTDHGHATALFVIGGSVHGGKKIFGRWPGLEQEQLNEGRDLALTTDFRSVFSEVAAKHLGAAKLDAIFPGFENDRSKWLGLL, encoded by the coding sequence ATGAATCGTCGTGTGTTCATGAAATCCGGCGCGATGTCGCTCGTCACGATGGGGCTGAGCCCTTCTTTCCTGCGCCGGAGCGTGTACGGAATGGATCTGCTGCGCGGGGCGTCGACGTACGGCAATGGCCGGGGGAAGATTCTCATCTGCCTCTTCCAGCGCGGCGCGGCCGACGCGCTGAACGTCGTCGTGCCGCACGGCGAGGCGGCCTACTATCGAATGCGGCCTTCGATTGCCATTCCGCGTCCTGTGTCCGGCGCCGCGCAAGCGGCGGTGGATCTGGATGGATTTTTCGGCCTGCACCCATCGCTCAGTCCGATGAAGGAATTGTGGGACCGAGGTCTGCTCGCGCCGGTGCACGCGGTCGGAAGTCCGAGCAACACGCGCTCGCACTTCGATGCGCAGGACTACATGGAGAGCGGAACGCCCGACAACAAGGGTACGCCCGACGGTTGGCTCAATCGCTATCTCGCTACGCGCGGAACGTGCGAGGAATGCGCCCCGGACGCGCAACTCGCCGGCAACCGGAAAGAGAGCTCCAAACCGTCGGCGTTCGAGGCCGTGGCGATGACGCCACAAACGCCTCGTATTCTCGAGGGACCGGCGCCGGTCATCGCGATGAACAGTCTCGACGAGTTTTCGATTCGAACGAATGGCAGTGAGGCCGAACGAATCGAAGCTCTGTATCGCACCGGGTCGGCTGACGTCGTTCACGCCGCGGGTGGCGAGATGTTCGAGGCGATGAAGATCCTGCGCTCGGCGAATCCGCAGCAATACATCCCGCAGAACAGCGCCGACTATCCACGGTCACCGTTTGGCCAGCATCTGCGCCAGATTGCGCAGCTGATCAAGGCTGACGTCGGACTCGAAGTCGCCTTCGCGGACGTCGGTGGCTGGGACACGCACGTCAATCAGGGTGGCGCGACGGGGCAACTGGCAGCGCGACTCGATGACTTTGCGAAATCGATTCACGCGCTCGTCACCGATCTCGGCGAGCGGATGGCGGACGTGGTGATCATGACGATGTCGGAGTTCGGCCGCACGGCGCGACAGAACGGAAACGGCGGAACGGATCACGGTCACGCGACAGCGCTCTTTGTCATCGGTGGCAGCGTACACGGCGGGAAGAAGATCTTCGGTCGCTGGCCGGGCCTGGAGCAGGAGCAGCTCAACGAAGGACGTGATCTCGCCCTAACAACGGACTTCCGTTCGGTGTTCAGCGAGGTGGCCGCGAAACACCTCGGCGCAGCAAAGCTCGATGCGATCTTCCCGGGCTTCGAGAATGATCGGTCGAAGTGGTTGGGACTGCTGTGA
- a CDS encoding PBP1A family penicillin-binding protein: MLVGSIAAVAAVDSWLYTCGFAGCPTTSEIRAFHPSEGGRIVDEYGRLLGHLAIVRRVNVDLRDVPPYVQQAFIATEDRRFYDHNGLDWRGFMRALVRNVGSLGVREGFSTITMQVVHNSFLAERYHGRSLRRKLVELRISRLVERELTKNQILEHYLNVIYLGNGMNGVEAASRDLFGKHVSQLTLAEGAMLAALPKAPSTYTPRRNAQVAENRRNLVLGLMAQQGFLTSAQASAAEHEPLRIADTEWRPSTVDEPTALDAVRAIVDSVLPDVLQDGDVTVHTTLDYALQRSADRAVAKQAAAITRETIDSYGRVSEPAQGALVAMDPASGDIRALVPGRHTNKTVRGGFNRALFAKRQPGSAFKPFVYEAALHAGLSPASMVDDDPVEVSTGRTIWRPANYGDNYAGQVTLRRALTLSANAATVRVSRTIGEPAVIAAAHRNGIVSSIPAVPAIALGAVDVTPLELVTAYAPFANGGRKVRARLVTRIEAPDGTLLWSTEVETTPVIDPRDAYEITSMLRSVVDYGTGRTLRDLGVTGPVAGKTGTTNEGNDVWFVGYTPSLLAGVWFGYDTPRPIAYGASGGHFAAPAWADFYLNGWRERPGADFPVPDGMVMRVIDPESGMLATEFCPRRQREYFKPGSEPQLPCSMHQAPFQSQTVDNGESIPQDVGNVLQSIGKGIGKLKKIFRF, translated from the coding sequence ATGCTCGTGGGGAGCATTGCGGCTGTGGCCGCCGTCGACTCGTGGCTGTACACGTGCGGATTCGCGGGTTGCCCAACCACGTCGGAGATCCGGGCTTTTCACCCAAGTGAGGGGGGCCGCATCGTCGACGAGTACGGCCGGCTGCTCGGTCACCTCGCGATTGTGCGCCGCGTGAATGTCGATTTGCGCGACGTGCCACCGTACGTCCAGCAGGCATTCATCGCTACCGAAGACCGGCGCTTTTACGACCACAACGGTCTCGATTGGCGCGGGTTCATGCGCGCGCTCGTGCGCAACGTCGGATCGCTCGGCGTGCGCGAGGGATTCAGTACGATCACGATGCAGGTGGTCCACAACAGCTTCCTCGCCGAGCGTTATCACGGCCGTTCGCTGCGCCGCAAGCTCGTCGAGCTGCGCATCTCGCGTCTGGTCGAGCGCGAGCTGACGAAGAATCAGATACTTGAGCATTATCTCAACGTCATCTACCTCGGCAATGGCATGAACGGCGTCGAGGCCGCAAGTCGTGACCTCTTCGGCAAGCACGTGAGCCAACTGACGCTCGCCGAAGGAGCGATGTTGGCTGCCTTGCCCAAGGCGCCGTCAACCTACACGCCGCGCCGGAACGCCCAGGTAGCGGAGAATCGACGCAACCTCGTGCTGGGATTGATGGCGCAGCAGGGCTTCCTGACGAGTGCCCAGGCCAGCGCCGCGGAGCATGAGCCTCTGCGCATTGCCGACACGGAGTGGCGTCCGTCAACCGTGGACGAGCCAACTGCGCTCGATGCCGTGCGGGCCATCGTCGATTCAGTGCTGCCCGACGTGCTGCAGGACGGCGACGTCACCGTACACACGACGCTCGACTACGCGCTGCAGCGATCGGCAGATCGGGCCGTGGCAAAGCAGGCCGCCGCGATCACCCGTGAGACGATCGACTCATATGGACGTGTGAGCGAGCCGGCGCAGGGAGCACTGGTCGCGATGGATCCGGCGAGCGGCGACATCCGCGCCCTCGTGCCCGGTCGTCACACGAATAAAACGGTGCGCGGTGGATTCAATCGTGCCCTCTTTGCCAAGCGACAGCCTGGTTCGGCATTCAAGCCCTTCGTCTACGAAGCCGCGCTCCATGCGGGGTTGTCACCTGCATCGATGGTCGACGACGATCCGGTCGAAGTCAGCACCGGACGCACGATCTGGCGGCCGGCGAATTACGGCGACAATTACGCGGGACAAGTCACGCTGCGACGTGCGCTCACGCTCTCCGCGAACGCCGCCACGGTTCGCGTGAGCCGGACGATCGGTGAGCCGGCCGTCATTGCCGCCGCGCACCGCAACGGAATCGTCAGTTCGATCCCCGCCGTTCCTGCCATCGCGTTAGGCGCGGTGGACGTGACACCGCTCGAGCTCGTGACCGCGTACGCGCCATTCGCCAACGGCGGACGCAAAGTGCGAGCGCGTCTCGTGACCCGAATCGAAGCGCCGGACGGCACACTGCTGTGGAGCACGGAGGTCGAGACCACGCCGGTCATCGATCCACGTGACGCGTACGAGATTACGTCGATGCTGCGTTCGGTGGTCGATTATGGCACCGGTCGCACGCTGCGCGATCTCGGTGTCACGGGGCCAGTCGCGGGAAAAACCGGTACGACGAACGAGGGCAACGACGTCTGGTTCGTCGGCTACACGCCTTCGCTGCTCGCGGGCGTGTGGTTTGGCTATGATACGCCGCGGCCGATCGCCTATGGCGCGTCAGGCGGACATTTCGCCGCACCCGCGTGGGCCGACTTCTATCTCAATGGCTGGCGCGAGCGACCTGGCGCCGACTTCCCCGTGCCGGACGGCATGGTGATGCGCGTGATCGATCCCGAATCGGGAATGCTTGCAACCGAATTCTGTCCTCGCCGCCAGCGCGAATACTTCAAGCCCGGCAGCGAGCCCCAGTTGCCATGCAGCATGCATCAGGCGCCTTTTCAGTCACAGACTGTCGATAACGGCGAGAGCATTCCCCAGGACGTCGGGAATGTTCTGCAGTCGATTGGGAAGGGGATTGGGAAGCTGAAAAAGATATTCCGATTCTAG
- a CDS encoding polysaccharide deacetylase family protein, translating into MTYRTINTSLIPAFVLMAAVACRGTGRDAHATSRTDAPVRSAAGEPEAASQPTASPGSVKETSSAGDVAQPGAPRFAPNHLGRIPILEYHVIRGPKNTEYTRTPESFRKDLEDVYARGYRPITVSQMLDKDFRDVPPGMSPVIFVFDDASAEQFSYIENNGQLEIDPTSGMGIWLDFKKSHPDWKNRATFCMLNGGSDGHNFFGDGPKWRGQRRQWRFEKVKWLADNGFELCGHTLWHAMLNKYSDAVVQEQIARNVMGIDSAVAGYRVRTFALPYGIWPKNRELAWRGSWTDPKTGKTHTYSFEAVLEVAGGPTRSPYDPQFNPHSITRIQAVGEDIRKYLDRLDATKNRFVQ; encoded by the coding sequence ATGACATATCGCACGATCAACACATCGCTGATCCCCGCGTTCGTCCTCATGGCTGCTGTCGCCTGCCGTGGTACCGGCAGGGACGCCCATGCTACGAGCAGAACCGATGCCCCGGTGCGATCCGCTGCCGGCGAGCCGGAGGCCGCCAGTCAGCCGACGGCGTCACCTGGAAGCGTCAAGGAGACGTCCTCGGCCGGCGACGTTGCACAACCGGGTGCTCCGCGCTTCGCCCCGAATCATCTCGGCCGGATACCGATACTGGAGTATCACGTCATCAGGGGACCGAAGAACACGGAGTATACGCGGACGCCGGAGAGCTTCCGGAAAGATCTCGAGGACGTCTACGCCCGCGGCTATCGGCCGATCACAGTTTCACAAATGCTCGACAAGGACTTTCGCGACGTGCCTCCGGGCATGTCGCCCGTGATCTTCGTCTTCGACGATGCCTCGGCGGAGCAGTTCAGTTACATCGAAAACAACGGGCAGCTGGAGATCGATCCGACGAGCGGCATGGGCATCTGGCTCGACTTCAAGAAGTCGCATCCCGATTGGAAGAATCGCGCGACGTTCTGCATGCTGAACGGCGGCTCGGACGGCCACAACTTCTTCGGCGATGGCCCAAAATGGCGCGGCCAACGTCGCCAATGGCGCTTCGAAAAAGTGAAATGGCTTGCCGATAACGGCTTCGAGCTCTGTGGCCACACGCTGTGGCACGCGATGTTGAACAAATACTCAGATGCGGTCGTGCAAGAGCAGATCGCGCGCAATGTGATGGGCATCGACTCGGCCGTCGCCGGATACCGGGTCCGCACATTCGCGCTGCCATATGGGATCTGGCCAAAGAACCGCGAGCTCGCCTGGCGTGGCTCGTGGACCGATCCGAAGACTGGCAAGACGCACACGTACAGTTTCGAAGCGGTGCTCGAGGTGGCGGGCGGCCCCACACGAAGCCCGTACGATCCGCAGTTCAACCCGCACAGCATAACGAGGATCCAGGCCGTCGGCGAGGACATCCGGAAGTACCTCGACAGGCTCGATGCGACGAAGAACCGCTTCGTACAATGA
- a CDS encoding histidine kinase dimerization/phospho-acceptor domain-containing protein, with translation MTALALHKSDELTVLLIAEGDDRASFLNAQLAMIFPRVTVHIVDQHALAEGRLPPADIALIDGGAVVRGAADSLRLLRGHGFTRPIVLVTPVPDDSSLHSTAAALGATRLPRDDANPISLGTALASALDIDVNQSAALIQLRRTFAAGQMALSLQHGINNPLAALLAEAQLMQLEELTSEQRASVDRMVELCRRIVTLVRRLDVLGGSAT, from the coding sequence GTGACCGCACTGGCCCTTCACAAATCCGATGAGCTCACCGTCCTGCTGATCGCGGAGGGCGACGACCGCGCGTCGTTCCTGAACGCGCAGCTCGCCATGATCTTTCCACGAGTGACGGTGCATATCGTCGATCAACACGCGCTCGCGGAGGGTCGACTCCCGCCAGCCGACATCGCACTGATCGACGGCGGCGCAGTAGTCCGTGGTGCGGCGGACTCGTTGCGATTGTTGCGAGGGCATGGTTTCACGCGACCGATCGTTCTCGTAACGCCAGTGCCTGACGACTCCAGCCTGCACTCGACGGCGGCGGCCTTGGGTGCCACGCGTTTACCGCGTGACGACGCGAACCCGATTTCATTGGGCACCGCATTGGCGAGCGCACTCGACATCGACGTGAATCAATCCGCGGCGCTGATCCAGCTGCGCCGGACATTCGCCGCGGGACAGATGGCCCTGTCCCTTCAGCACGGCATCAACAATCCGCTCGCCGCACTTCTCGCGGAAGCGCAGCTGATGCAACTCGAGGAACTAACGAGCGAGCAACGTGCTTCAGTAGACCGGATGGTGGAGCTGTGCCGTCGCATCGTGACACTCGTGCGGCGACTGGACGTATTGGGAGGCAGCGCAACGTGA
- the rho gene encoding transcription termination factor Rho, giving the protein MTTAVDTAQPRDMEPNDAPPMPLASPTREPGSDSHEAPEDTSINRSEAPRADSYSGGENVNEDGAVGNNTITNGGSPQSMGQNYGSPNPSRHEGSYPPREHRNGRRRRRGRDRGPRRDHPQQQQAQVTLVPSGDTKGWFEPSRDGGFVRRAGNSYLAEAGDAWIPPTLVRQLGIRKSDLIDATVGRDQRGRLTVIEIRSINENDPATAARRAEFNSLPASYPERKLTLETGRSARGGAELIRRAIDLIAPIGYGQRALIVAPSRAGKTTLLHGITEGVALNHPNASLIILLVDERPEEVSEAISWGVGEVVASSFDQPAERHVEVTEMVLERARRLVEIGKDVVIVLDSLTRMARAHNTAERGTGRTLSGGLDATAMAKPKAFFGSARAIPASAGGGSLTIIATALVETGSRMDDVIFEEFKGTGNCEIKLDRPLAEKRIYPAIDIGTSGTRREEKLFRPEQLDSVYTLRRGLSQMPPQSAMEWLIKRIGGTPSNDALLAGL; this is encoded by the coding sequence GTGACCACGGCCGTCGATACGGCCCAACCACGTGACATGGAGCCGAACGACGCACCGCCGATGCCCTTGGCCTCGCCAACGCGCGAGCCGGGCTCCGACTCGCATGAGGCTCCTGAAGACACCTCGATCAACCGATCCGAGGCTCCGCGAGCCGATAGCTATTCCGGCGGCGAGAACGTCAACGAAGACGGCGCGGTTGGAAACAACACGATCACAAACGGCGGATCACCCCAGTCGATGGGGCAGAACTACGGTTCGCCGAATCCTTCTCGACATGAGGGCTCGTATCCGCCGCGCGAACACCGCAATGGCCGTCGCCGCCGCCGCGGGCGAGATCGTGGACCGCGTCGCGATCATCCGCAGCAGCAACAGGCACAGGTTACGCTCGTACCGAGCGGCGACACGAAAGGATGGTTCGAGCCATCGCGCGACGGCGGCTTCGTGCGCCGGGCCGGTAACAGCTATCTCGCGGAAGCCGGCGATGCGTGGATTCCGCCGACGCTCGTCCGCCAGCTTGGTATTCGCAAAAGTGATTTGATCGACGCCACCGTTGGTCGTGACCAGCGCGGACGTCTCACGGTCATCGAGATTCGCTCCATCAATGAGAACGACCCCGCCACGGCCGCTCGCCGCGCCGAGTTCAACTCTCTTCCCGCTTCGTATCCCGAACGCAAGCTCACGCTGGAGACTGGGCGATCGGCGCGCGGCGGTGCCGAGCTGATTCGCCGTGCAATCGATCTGATCGCGCCAATCGGTTATGGCCAGCGAGCGCTCATCGTCGCACCCTCGAGAGCTGGCAAGACGACGCTGCTCCACGGCATCACAGAGGGTGTCGCGCTCAACCATCCGAATGCGTCGCTGATCATTCTGCTCGTCGACGAGCGCCCGGAAGAAGTGAGCGAAGCCATCTCGTGGGGCGTCGGCGAGGTCGTCGCATCGAGCTTCGATCAGCCGGCCGAGCGACACGTCGAGGTGACGGAAATGGTGCTCGAGCGGGCGCGGCGTCTTGTCGAGATCGGCAAAGACGTCGTCATCGTTCTCGATTCGCTCACCCGCATGGCGCGCGCGCACAATACCGCCGAGCGCGGGACGGGGCGCACACTTTCTGGTGGTCTGGACGCCACCGCCATGGCAAAGCCGAAGGCGTTCTTTGGTTCGGCGCGGGCGATTCCTGCATCGGCGGGAGGCGGGTCGTTGACCATCATCGCCACGGCACTCGTCGAGACCGGATCACGAATGGACGACGTGATCTTCGAGGAGTTCAAGGGAACGGGTAACTGCGAGATCAAGCTCGATCGACCGCTCGCCGAGAAGCGCATTTATCCCGCGATCGACATTGGGACGAGCGGCACGCGGCGCGAGGAAAAGCTCTTCCGCCCGGAGCAACTCGACAGTGTGTACACCCTTCGCCGGGGGCTCAGTCAGATGCCGCCACAATCGGCAATGGAGTGGCTGATCAAGCGAATCGGCGGCACGCCGTCCAACGACGCGTTGCTCGCTGGCTTGTAA
- a CDS encoding BamA/TamA family outer membrane protein: MLLLAVGARLSSAQSTTPQKTSSPEVLKLSVTGVKHVDPHYLLKSISTQASRCNSPLLLPFCLVSKSPIFVEKHYLDRQEFERDVLRIRVYYWRAGYRETTVDTSVTPHGKGVYVTFRVHEGEPTIVSALRIDYDTTLISTKQRNRLAILRVGQPLNVAVLDTMRLNFQSQMWQRGYADAIVDTAVSVNDSTRRAAVALRVFSNWPTTVGSIQVLGNQRVATQTILNMLLLRPGRPFNRDDMLESQRTLYTSSMFRLASILPPTGDSVKHIEIQVVEAPLHDARLGAGFDNVNYARLEASYSAHNLLGGARRFDVTGSVGNLFATTGIFSPKMNDIENLFGSKDIFLQPTWGASVDFLQPAFMRRPENQAGFGVFAHRRSEPGIFIDRGYGATATFTRQLAARLPASLTYRYEVTRVEAGDIYFCVNYGVCDTQTIATLRSHQSLSPLTFTTFIDRSDQPFTPTKGYVARIDLQSATRYTLSDYRYNRALVDAAAYWHPSLRHEVVASHLRLGIVRAMASSTGDTVLHPRTRFYAGGAMSVRGYGENQLGPRVLTISDSSLRYSTDPKSGAVTVLCPLSTPITACDPNKVGSNGVFVPRPTGGTSVIEGSVELRVPLMHRLDGAVFVDAALVGNGRLQGFGDIASITSFAKGTGAITPGAGIRYNSPVGPIRVDIGYNPQLTENLPVVTNDIVNGVPKLVALQSDRTWTEGRNTFLGHLVLHLSIGQAY, encoded by the coding sequence GTGCTGCTTCTCGCCGTGGGCGCTCGGCTGTCGTCCGCGCAGTCAACGACGCCACAAAAGACCTCCTCACCCGAGGTCCTCAAGCTGAGCGTCACCGGCGTGAAGCATGTCGATCCGCATTATCTCCTGAAGAGCATCTCGACGCAGGCCTCGAGATGCAACAGCCCACTGCTCCTGCCGTTCTGCCTCGTGAGCAAGTCGCCGATCTTCGTCGAGAAGCATTATCTCGATCGGCAGGAGTTCGAGCGGGATGTGCTCAGGATTCGCGTCTACTATTGGCGAGCCGGATATCGTGAGACAACGGTCGACACGTCCGTGACGCCGCACGGCAAAGGCGTCTACGTCACGTTCCGCGTCCACGAGGGCGAGCCAACGATCGTCAGCGCTCTGCGCATCGACTATGACACGACGCTAATCAGCACCAAGCAGCGCAACAGACTTGCGATCCTTCGCGTCGGTCAGCCGTTGAACGTCGCGGTGCTCGACACGATGCGGCTCAACTTTCAGAGCCAGATGTGGCAGCGCGGTTATGCGGATGCGATCGTCGATACGGCCGTCAGTGTCAACGATTCGACGCGTCGCGCCGCGGTTGCGCTTCGCGTCTTCTCGAACTGGCCGACGACCGTCGGCAGCATTCAGGTGCTCGGCAATCAGCGCGTCGCGACGCAGACAATTCTGAACATGCTGTTGCTGCGTCCGGGGCGTCCGTTCAATCGCGACGACATGCTCGAGAGCCAGCGAACGCTCTACACGTCGAGCATGTTCCGTCTCGCGAGCATTCTACCGCCGACGGGCGACAGCGTGAAGCACATCGAGATTCAAGTCGTCGAGGCGCCGCTGCACGATGCGCGCCTTGGCGCTGGTTTCGACAATGTGAATTACGCACGGCTCGAGGCGAGCTACAGCGCGCACAACTTGTTGGGCGGCGCGCGCCGGTTCGATGTGACGGGAAGTGTCGGCAACCTGTTCGCGACTACGGGTATCTTCTCGCCCAAGATGAACGACATCGAGAACCTCTTCGGGTCGAAGGACATCTTTCTGCAGCCGACATGGGGAGCAAGCGTCGATTTCCTTCAGCCGGCGTTCATGCGACGCCCGGAGAATCAGGCTGGATTCGGCGTCTTCGCGCACCGCCGCTCGGAGCCCGGAATTTTCATCGACCGCGGTTACGGCGCGACCGCAACCTTCACGCGACAATTGGCGGCGCGCCTCCCGGCGAGCCTTACGTATCGTTACGAGGTCACGCGAGTAGAGGCAGGCGACATCTATTTCTGCGTGAACTACGGCGTCTGCGATACGCAGACTATCGCGACGTTGCGCAGTCACCAGAGCCTCTCGCCACTGACGTTCACGACGTTCATCGATCGAAGCGATCAGCCCTTTACGCCGACAAAGGGTTACGTCGCGCGAATCGATCTTCAGAGCGCCACGCGATACACCCTGTCCGATTATCGCTATAATCGCGCGCTCGTCGATGCGGCGGCGTACTGGCATCCGAGTCTGCGCCACGAGGTGGTGGCGAGTCACCTGCGCCTCGGCATCGTGCGTGCGATGGCGAGCTCCACGGGCGACACCGTACTCCATCCTCGAACGCGATTCTACGCCGGCGGGGCGATGTCGGTGCGCGGCTACGGCGAAAATCAGCTCGGCCCGCGCGTGCTGACGATCAGCGATAGCAGCTTACGGTATTCAACGGATCCCAAGAGCGGCGCCGTCACCGTGCTCTGCCCGTTGAGTACTCCCATAACTGCCTGTGACCCGAACAAAGTCGGCTCGAACGGCGTCTTCGTCCCGCGACCAACCGGCGGCACTTCCGTCATCGAGGGAAGCGTCGAGCTTCGTGTTCCGCTCATGCATCGGCTCGATGGCGCGGTCTTCGTCGACGCGGCGTTGGTCGGCAATGGCAGGTTGCAGGGATTCGGCGACATCGCGTCAATCACCAGTTTCGCGAAGGGCACCGGCGCGATTACGCCCGGCGCCGGCATTCGGTACAACTCTCCTGTGGGGCCGATTCGTGTCGACATCGGCTACAACCCGCAACTCACCGAGAATCTCCCCGTCGTCACGAACGACATCGTGAACGGCGTACCAAAGCTGGTTGCGCTGCAGTCGGATCGGACATGGACCGAGGGCCGCAACACCTTCCTCGGACATCTCGTGCTTCACCTCTCGATCGGGCAGGCGTACTGA